A single genomic interval of Candidatus Bipolaricaulis anaerobius harbors:
- the fusA gene encoding elongation factor G gives MNGEHDITKVRNIGIAAHIDAGKTTVTERILYFTGRVHRIGEVDDGQATMDWMPQERERGITISSAATTTNWKGHRINVIDTPGHVDFTAEVERCLRVVDGMVALFCAVGGVQPQSEAVWRQATKYEVPRIAFINKMDRTGADFWGVVREIRDKLGASAVPVVIPIGAEEEFAGLVDLLRMEAIYYRDEAGGTEIEVGPVPTALFEQAQTARDALLERAAEVDDHLLAKFLAGEEPTVEEVTAALRKATVAGKLIPVLAGAAFRNKGIRRLLDAVVDFLPSPADLPPVRGTWDGAEDGRRPLDSEPLSALAFKVQADRHVGKLTYLRVYSGVLRGGEFVLNASRSKRQRIGRLFRMHADHREPVDELRAGEVGAAVGLSETYTGDTLTREDSPIVLAPIEFPAPVVDLAIAPARRTDSDRLSRGLSDLSAEDPTFIVRPNAETGDVVISGMGELHLEIIVDRLRREFGVEVTVGQPQVAYRETVIGTVEHEGKLVKQTGGHGQYAHVVLRVEPARAGAGFEFESRVVGGRVPREYIPAVERGIVEAMAAGPYARFPMVDVRVVLLDGSAHEVDSSEQAFRTCAAAAFREACRKAGIRLLEPMMDVEVTAPEADLGAVLGSLAARRGRIVALEPRGRVPIVHAEVPLAAMFGYTTELRGLTSGRGQVSMRFARYEAVPTALAEEIIAGRTVKSAC, from the coding sequence ATGAACGGGGAACACGACATCACGAAGGTGCGCAACATCGGGATCGCAGCGCACATCGACGCTGGGAAGACGACGGTCACTGAACGCATCCTGTACTTCACCGGCCGCGTCCACCGCATCGGTGAAGTGGACGATGGGCAGGCGACGATGGACTGGATGCCCCAGGAACGAGAGCGGGGGATCACGATCTCCTCTGCCGCGACGACGACGAACTGGAAGGGACACCGCATCAACGTGATCGACACGCCGGGGCACGTGGACTTCACGGCCGAGGTCGAGCGCTGCCTGCGCGTGGTGGACGGGATGGTGGCCCTCTTCTGCGCCGTGGGAGGGGTCCAGCCTCAATCGGAGGCGGTGTGGCGGCAGGCGACGAAGTACGAGGTGCCGCGGATCGCGTTCATCAACAAGATGGACCGCACCGGCGCCGACTTCTGGGGCGTAGTCCGCGAGATCCGCGACAAACTCGGGGCGAGCGCGGTGCCGGTGGTGATCCCGATCGGCGCTGAGGAGGAGTTCGCCGGGCTCGTGGATCTCCTGCGGATGGAGGCGATCTACTACCGGGACGAGGCAGGGGGGACGGAGATCGAGGTCGGGCCGGTGCCCACGGCCCTCTTCGAACAGGCGCAGACGGCGCGCGATGCTCTCCTGGAACGGGCAGCGGAGGTGGATGATCACCTCCTAGCGAAGTTCCTCGCCGGGGAGGAGCCGACGGTCGAGGAGGTCACGGCGGCCCTACGGAAGGCCACGGTGGCGGGCAAGCTGATCCCGGTGCTCGCCGGGGCCGCGTTCCGCAACAAGGGGATCCGCCGGCTCCTCGATGCGGTGGTGGACTTCCTTCCCTCCCCGGCCGACCTCCCGCCGGTCCGCGGAACGTGGGACGGGGCGGAGGATGGGCGCCGCCCGCTCGACAGCGAGCCCCTGTCGGCGCTCGCATTCAAGGTCCAGGCTGACCGCCACGTGGGCAAGCTCACCTACCTCCGCGTCTACTCAGGGGTTCTGCGGGGAGGGGAGTTCGTCCTCAACGCCAGCCGCAGCAAGCGGCAGCGCATCGGCCGCCTGTTCCGGATGCATGCCGACCACCGCGAGCCGGTGGATGAACTGCGGGCCGGCGAGGTGGGCGCCGCGGTGGGCCTCAGCGAGACCTACACCGGCGACACCCTCACACGCGAGGACAGCCCCATCGTCCTCGCCCCGATCGAGTTCCCAGCGCCGGTGGTAGACCTCGCCATCGCCCCCGCCCGGCGGACCGACAGCGATCGGCTGAGCCGCGGCCTGTCCGACCTGTCCGCGGAGGACCCGACGTTCATCGTGCGCCCCAACGCCGAGACCGGCGATGTGGTGATCTCGGGGATGGGCGAGCTGCACCTCGAGATCATCGTAGACCGGCTCCGGCGCGAGTTCGGGGTCGAGGTCACGGTTGGCCAACCGCAGGTTGCCTACCGGGAGACCGTCATCGGGACGGTCGAGCACGAGGGGAAGCTCGTGAAGCAGACCGGCGGCCATGGTCAGTACGCCCACGTCGTCCTCCGCGTCGAGCCCGCCAGGGCGGGCGCGGGGTTCGAGTTCGAGAGCCGCGTCGTGGGGGGGAGGGTGCCACGGGAGTACATCCCAGCCGTGGAACGGGGGATCGTCGAGGCGATGGCCGCAGGGCCCTACGCCCGGTTCCCGATGGTGGACGTCCGCGTGGTCCTCCTCGACGGATCGGCCCACGAGGTGGACTCCTCGGAGCAGGCGTTCCGCACCTGTGCGGCCGCCGCGTTCCGCGAGGCGTGCCGCAAGGCGGGGATCCGGCTCCTCGAACCGATGATGGACGTCGAGGTCACCGCGCCGGAGGCGGACCTGGGGGCCGTGCTGGGGAGCCTGGCCGCGCGGCGGGGGAGGATCGTGGCCCTCGAGCCCCGGGGCCGGGTCCCGATCGTCCACGCCGAGGTCCCCCTGGCGGCGATGTTCGGGTACACGACCGAGCTCCGTGGCCTTACGAGCGGTCGGGGCCAGGTTTCGATGCGGTTCGCCCGCTACGAGGCCGTCCCCACCGCCCTGGCCGAGGAGATCATCGCCGGCCGGACCGTGAAGAGTGCGTGTTGA
- a CDS encoding GNAT family N-acetyltransferase translates to MSRSRTWIERFDPATARSDAMRGFHALSNRIRAECWPDDPPRELSVLRAAMTSVPAWWGVRWWVAWRDGRVVGSAELEMNCTKENRHLAWFDVSVLPEYRRQGIGTALLGTMAEAARADGRRLLTMGTVATAPDGEAFVRRLGARPGLIQEINQLRIQDVDRALLHAWQERAPDDAFRLGFWEGPYPEADLADVVKMHEVMNTAPRGELEMEDSHMTPQMIRDQEESLRKRGVERWTVYARHIPTGRIAGFTEVAWNPPEPEIVHQWGTGVFPEFRNHGLGRWLKAAMIEKILAQRPGARFVRTGNASSNAPMLKINHELGFRLYNTTTVWQVPVEQVLTYVAEVG, encoded by the coding sequence ATGTCCCGATCGAGGACCTGGATCGAGCGGTTCGACCCCGCGACCGCCCGGTCGGATGCGATGCGGGGGTTTCATGCGCTATCGAACCGGATTCGTGCCGAGTGTTGGCCCGATGACCCGCCGCGTGAGCTTTCCGTGCTGCGGGCCGCGATGACGTCGGTCCCCGCATGGTGGGGCGTGCGGTGGTGGGTGGCGTGGCGCGACGGACGGGTCGTGGGCAGTGCCGAGCTCGAGATGAACTGCACAAAGGAGAACCGGCACTTGGCGTGGTTCGATGTCTCCGTCCTCCCGGAGTACCGACGCCAGGGGATCGGCACCGCGCTCCTGGGGACGATGGCCGAAGCGGCCCGCGCCGACGGTCGCCGGCTCCTTACCATGGGCACGGTCGCCACCGCCCCGGATGGGGAGGCATTTGTACGTCGCCTGGGGGCGCGGCCAGGGCTGATCCAAGAGATCAACCAGCTCCGCATCCAGGATGTGGACCGGGCGCTCCTCCACGCGTGGCAGGAGCGGGCCCCGGACGATGCGTTCCGCCTCGGGTTCTGGGAGGGCCCGTACCCGGAGGCGGACCTCGCGGATGTGGTGAAGATGCACGAGGTCATGAACACCGCCCCGCGCGGTGAGCTCGAGATGGAGGACTCTCACATGACGCCGCAGATGATCCGCGACCAGGAGGAATCGCTCCGCAAGCGCGGGGTGGAGCGGTGGACCGTCTACGCCCGCCATATCCCCACCGGCCGGATCGCTGGGTTCACCGAGGTCGCCTGGAACCCGCCCGAGCCGGAGATCGTCCACCAGTGGGGGACCGGCGTGTTCCCGGAGTTCCGCAACCACGGGCTGGGGCGATGGCTCAAGGCGGCGATGATCGAGAAGATCCTCGCCCAGCGGCCGGGGGCGAGGTTCGTGCGCACGGGGAACGCGAGCTCGAACGCGCCGATGCTCAAGATCAACCACGAGCTTGGGTTTCGCCTCTACAACACGACCACGGTCTGGCAGGTGCCGGTGGAGCAGGTCTTGACCTACGTTGCTGAGGTCGGGTAG
- a CDS encoding GNAT family N-acetyltransferase, translating into MELTIHPSAAAFLSSAEGPLLREEALHNLILGIAAQVRDGHAFGDEAPYFLTVGLGRELFAAAIRTPPFPLILASPGGHRGAIEALVDHLATADPHLPGVNGPLPAATAFTDLWQKRRAVRAHIAMRTRIYELRSVVPPAGVPGTMRPAREEDLPLLADWASAFHAEAAPHDPPPDPQAMVERFLESGTLVVWDHQGPVSMAGSSRRSARGATVSLVYTPPVCRGRGYASACVAALSQLLLDRGCAFCTLYTDLANPTSNEIYRRIGYRPLADCAVYRFEPEPRGEPLAPPRR; encoded by the coding sequence ATGGAATTAACGATCCATCCCAGTGCCGCAGCGTTCCTCTCATCCGCCGAGGGGCCGCTCCTCCGCGAGGAGGCCCTCCACAACCTCATCCTCGGGATCGCGGCCCAGGTGAGGGATGGCCACGCCTTCGGGGACGAGGCCCCCTACTTCCTGACCGTCGGGCTAGGTCGCGAGCTCTTCGCGGCCGCGATCCGCACCCCGCCCTTTCCCCTCATCCTCGCCTCCCCGGGCGGACACCGCGGCGCGATCGAGGCCCTGGTGGACCACCTCGCGACCGCTGATCCGCACCTCCCGGGGGTCAACGGCCCGCTCCCCGCCGCCACCGCCTTCACGGACCTGTGGCAGAAGCGACGAGCAGTGCGCGCCCACATCGCGATGAGAACGCGGATCTACGAACTTCGGTCGGTCGTGCCGCCCGCCGGCGTCCCCGGGACGATGCGCCCCGCCAGGGAGGAGGACCTCCCGCTCCTCGCCGACTGGGCGAGCGCATTCCACGCTGAAGCCGCCCCCCACGATCCTCCGCCCGATCCGCAGGCGATGGTGGAGCGATTCCTCGAATCGGGAACGCTCGTGGTGTGGGACCACCAGGGCCCGGTCTCGATGGCCGGGAGTTCCCGCCGGTCGGCCCGCGGGGCGACGGTAAGCCTCGTCTACACGCCGCCCGTGTGCCGCGGGAGGGGGTACGCCTCGGCGTGCGTGGCTGCCCTGAGCCAGCTCCTCCTCGACCGCGGATGTGCGTTCTGCACCCTCTACACCGACCTCGCCAACCCAACTTCAAACGAGATCTACCGTCGGATCGGGTACCGCCCACTTGCCGACTGCGCGGTGTACCGGTTCGAGCCTGAGCCCCGAGGGGAGCCGTTGGCCCCGCCGCGGCGATGA
- a CDS encoding right-handed parallel beta-helix repeat-containing protein, whose amino-acid sequence MRKTVLSLMVLVLVATTAWAELVRRGPILITSDQDFTPENGVVGGWGVFGDPYIISGVRIDAGGDDYGILISGTIRPVLIRDVEVLGARTAGIKVQSAKGVTIEDVRVRGCAVGISAFLSTEVIVSRAWIEECPDGVRLVFSSGVDLYDLHVSRCRTGVWFAGTTGSLLAGAVIEACDVGMAVELGCEGIVVAQNAFLGCRLPARSDGGAAWDNGVRGNYWEGFVSPDEDGDGILDQPYPVGPEEEDRFPLASWSEL is encoded by the coding sequence ATGCGCAAGACTGTTCTCTCGCTGATGGTCCTCGTTCTCGTCGCCACGACGGCGTGGGCAGAGCTGGTTCGCCGGGGGCCGATCCTCATCACCTCTGACCAGGACTTCACCCCGGAGAACGGCGTGGTCGGCGGGTGGGGCGTGTTCGGCGACCCGTACATCATCTCCGGGGTCAGGATCGATGCGGGAGGAGACGACTACGGGATCCTCATCTCGGGCACGATCCGCCCCGTCCTCATCCGCGATGTGGAGGTCCTCGGGGCGCGCACGGCCGGGATCAAGGTCCAGAGTGCAAAGGGCGTCACGATCGAGGACGTCCGGGTGCGGGGCTGTGCCGTCGGGATCAGCGCCTTCCTGAGCACGGAGGTGATCGTGTCCCGGGCCTGGATCGAGGAGTGCCCTGATGGGGTAAGGCTCGTCTTCTCGTCGGGAGTGGATCTGTATGATCTGCACGTATCCCGGTGCCGAACGGGCGTGTGGTTCGCTGGGACCACCGGGTCGCTCCTCGCGGGGGCGGTGATCGAAGCGTGTGACGTCGGGATGGCGGTCGAGCTCGGCTGCGAGGGGATCGTGGTAGCCCAGAACGCGTTTCTGGGGTGCCGGCTTCCCGCGCGGTCGGACGGTGGGGCGGCGTGGGACAACGGCGTCCGCGGGAACTACTGGGAGGGATTCGTCTCCCCGGACGAGGATGGGGACGGGATCCTTGACCAGCCCTACCCTGTCGGGCCGGAAGAGGAGGACCGGTTCCCGCTTGCCTCATGGTCTGAGCTATAG
- a CDS encoding DUF58 domain-containing protein → MVSRKARVEFAILVLLLAVGLGLRLTPVAFLSLPIAVHLVGGYALAAWDRRPRLAAHRTLSQARVWEGEEVEITVAVENKGSRVEVVAVADPLPPGLELVDGTTEQIRELATGEALTLRYTARVRRGLYPLPVVRIAAEDRLGYATWEEELPCPAELVVLPRFEVLSGIAIAPRRTLPQSGTARSRRGGTGLEFFGTREYRPGDEIRRIHWPASARLDELVVAEFEEERAADVAVVLDVRARAYHGQPDLLDHAARAAAGLCQAFLSQGHRVGLLVYGAYLDWVFPGYGRRHGERLLHKLARATIGSSEVFAELAHLPTRLLRPGSQIVLVSPLLPGDAEDLGVLIARGYRALVLVVDPTTLAEPSCGTGPEVELARRILALERGAMIGQAFAAGARPLVWDVRYPLAPQAVAAWRRAR, encoded by the coding sequence ATGGTCAGCCGCAAGGCGCGGGTTGAGTTTGCCATCCTGGTGCTCCTCCTCGCGGTCGGGCTCGGACTGCGGTTGACGCCCGTGGCGTTCCTCTCCCTTCCCATCGCCGTCCACCTCGTGGGTGGGTATGCCCTCGCCGCCTGGGACCGCCGGCCACGGCTGGCGGCCCACCGCACCCTGTCTCAAGCCCGGGTGTGGGAGGGGGAGGAAGTGGAGATCACGGTCGCGGTCGAGAACAAGGGCTCGCGGGTCGAGGTCGTAGCTGTTGCGGATCCCCTCCCCCCGGGGCTGGAGCTTGTGGACGGAACGACCGAGCAGATCCGGGAGCTCGCGACGGGAGAAGCGCTCACCCTCCGCTACACGGCCCGCGTCCGACGGGGCCTCTACCCCCTGCCCGTGGTGCGCATTGCGGCCGAGGACCGCCTCGGCTATGCGACGTGGGAGGAGGAGCTGCCCTGCCCGGCCGAGCTCGTCGTCCTGCCGCGATTTGAGGTCCTGTCCGGGATCGCGATCGCCCCCCGGCGCACCCTCCCCCAATCCGGGACCGCCCGTTCCCGGCGCGGGGGCACCGGGCTCGAGTTCTTCGGAACGCGGGAGTACCGGCCCGGTGACGAGATCCGGCGCATCCACTGGCCGGCATCGGCTCGGCTGGACGAGCTCGTGGTCGCCGAGTTCGAGGAAGAACGGGCCGCCGACGTCGCGGTGGTGCTCGATGTGCGGGCTCGCGCGTACCACGGGCAACCGGACCTCCTCGACCACGCCGCCCGGGCCGCGGCGGGGTTGTGCCAGGCCTTCCTCTCCCAGGGCCACCGGGTGGGGCTGCTCGTGTACGGGGCCTATTTGGACTGGGTATTCCCCGGATACGGCCGCCGGCATGGGGAGCGCCTTCTGCACAAATTGGCACGAGCCACGATCGGCTCGTCGGAGGTGTTCGCGGAACTGGCCCACCTCCCGACCCGCCTCCTCCGGCCAGGATCGCAGATCGTCCTCGTCTCCCCCCTCCTCCCCGGGGATGCCGAGGACCTCGGGGTGCTCATCGCACGGGGCTACCGTGCGCTTGTGCTCGTGGTGGACCCGACGACCCTCGCGGAGCCTTCCTGCGGAACTGGCCCCGAGGTCGAGCTGGCCCGCCGGATCCTCGCCCTCGAGCGGGGGGCGATGATCGGCCAGGCCTTCGCAGCAGGGGCCCGGCCGCTGGTGTGGGACGTCCGCTACCCCCTCGCCCCCCAGGCCGTGGCCGCGTGGCGGAGGGCAAGGTGA
- a CDS encoding AAA family ATPase, which translates to MPSPTTPKEDTLTVREVAERGDAVLSRIEEVIVGKREPLTLILGAILAGGHVLLEDYPGLAKTLAARCFSWTLGLSFRRIQFTPDLLPADIVGTHLYRREEGQFEFRPGPIFAQLILADEINRATPKTQSALLEAMQEGQATVEGDTRPLPQPFVVLATQNPIEYEGTFPLPEAQVDRFLVRVRFGYPEPPQEEEILRRRIAREREEVSLPAVTGPEEVLALRQALEEVYVDPDLLGYMVALVAATRRHPSLAVGASPRGTLALLKISRARAALAGRDYVLPDDVKAVAGPALAHRLILSPELWTRDIRAEDIIADILAQTPVPKAG; encoded by the coding sequence ATGCCCTCTCCCACTACGCCAAAGGAGGACACCTTGACGGTACGTGAGGTTGCGGAGCGCGGCGACGCGGTCCTGTCGCGCATTGAAGAGGTCATCGTCGGCAAACGTGAGCCGTTGACCCTCATCCTAGGGGCGATCCTTGCCGGAGGACACGTCCTTCTGGAGGACTACCCGGGGCTCGCAAAGACCCTCGCCGCGCGCTGTTTCTCGTGGACGCTCGGGCTCTCGTTCCGGAGGATCCAGTTCACCCCCGATCTCCTCCCGGCGGACATCGTGGGGACGCACCTCTACCGCCGCGAGGAGGGGCAGTTCGAGTTCCGACCAGGACCGATCTTCGCCCAACTCATCCTCGCCGACGAGATCAACCGCGCCACCCCCAAGACCCAGTCCGCCCTGCTCGAGGCGATGCAGGAAGGGCAGGCCACGGTGGAGGGCGACACGCGGCCACTGCCGCAGCCGTTCGTGGTGCTGGCCACGCAGAACCCGATCGAGTACGAGGGGACATTCCCCCTCCCAGAGGCCCAGGTGGACCGGTTCCTCGTCCGGGTCCGGTTCGGCTACCCGGAGCCTCCCCAGGAGGAGGAGATCCTCCGCCGCCGGATCGCCCGCGAGAGGGAGGAGGTCTCGCTCCCCGCGGTGACCGGTCCCGAGGAAGTGCTCGCGCTGCGCCAGGCGCTGGAGGAGGTGTACGTGGATCCGGATCTCCTCGGGTACATGGTGGCCCTCGTCGCCGCGACGCGGCGCCACCCTTCGCTCGCGGTGGGGGCAAGCCCACGGGGGACGCTGGCCCTGCTCAAGATTTCCCGCGCCCGGGCCGCGCTCGCGGGGCGGGACTACGTCCTCCCCGATGACGTAAAGGCGGTGGCCGGGCCGGCGCTCGCCCACCGGTTGATCCTCTCCCCCGAACTGTGGACCCGCGACATCCGCGCCGAGGACATCATCGCGGACATCCTCGCCCAGACCCCGGTCCCGAAGGCAGGCTGA
- a CDS encoding DUF7269 family protein, which translates to MATRRASPVAKRPWPPWPRSSGRAGRAKRIALGLLLAGGLAYALRWVAGWVFDALVRVVWFLDSLHQGVVWILVILTLGYLTLRLGARAGPRPTGTGRPSPQPRDRSELASLVAVIERAVTSPRAREELAQRLAQVAVALRVRRDAVSPRQAWDDLEAGRWPPNHALSSILHPTRRLPFPAADYPQQLAAAVDALSHYAKGGHLDGT; encoded by the coding sequence ATGGCCACAAGGAGAGCGAGCCCCGTCGCGAAGAGGCCCTGGCCGCCCTGGCCGCGATCGAGCGGGCGTGCAGGTAGGGCAAAGCGAATCGCCCTCGGGCTCCTCCTCGCCGGAGGGTTGGCCTACGCCCTGCGGTGGGTAGCGGGGTGGGTGTTCGATGCCCTCGTCCGGGTGGTCTGGTTCCTCGACTCCCTCCATCAGGGGGTCGTGTGGATCCTGGTGATCCTCACCCTCGGCTACCTCACCCTCCGCCTAGGGGCACGGGCCGGACCGCGGCCGACCGGGACCGGGCGCCCCTCCCCTCAACCGCGGGACCGCTCGGAGCTCGCGAGCCTCGTGGCGGTCATCGAGCGGGCGGTGACCTCCCCCCGCGCCCGCGAGGAGCTCGCCCAGCGGTTGGCCCAGGTCGCAGTCGCGCTGAGGGTCCGGCGCGACGCGGTCTCGCCGCGGCAGGCGTGGGACGACCTTGAGGCGGGCCGCTGGCCGCCGAACCACGCCCTGTCCTCGATCCTTCACCCCACCCGGCGCCTCCCCTTCCCCGCGGCCGACTACCCCCAACAGCTCGCGGCGGCAGTGGATGCCCTCTCCCACTACGCCAAAGGAGGACACCTTGACGGTACGTGA
- a CDS encoding DUF4129 domain-containing protein, whose amino-acid sequence MTRVRLALLGGLLIALLGLLLAGLAGIEFRGPRGGAGGDEGLLPGPGGALPLSGPEWLLDAIMAALFALLAAQVVGCILSREYRAKCLRGLLLLVALIVVANAVAESLRPTLADVLAGKEAPLLALPGPSLDPKGAEEAPPPPRVPPWLAYLAGGVGGGLLAWWGGRRFWPRPGSVTDEIQDAAESATAELARGLPVSDVVIRCWLRMVEILSPRVRETRIPSLTPHELAERLVALGFREEPVRALTRLFEEVRYGHKESEPRREEALAALAAIERACR is encoded by the coding sequence ATGACCCGGGTGCGGCTGGCCCTCCTCGGCGGGCTTCTCATCGCCCTTCTCGGGCTCCTCCTTGCCGGGCTCGCGGGGATCGAGTTCCGTGGGCCGCGCGGTGGGGCGGGAGGGGACGAAGGGCTCCTCCCTGGACCGGGCGGCGCCCTCCCCCTTTCGGGCCCGGAGTGGTTGCTTGACGCGATCATGGCCGCGCTCTTCGCCCTGCTCGCGGCTCAGGTGGTGGGGTGCATCCTCTCCCGGGAGTACCGGGCGAAGTGCCTGCGTGGGTTGCTCCTCCTCGTCGCGCTCATCGTCGTGGCCAACGCGGTTGCGGAATCCCTCCGCCCGACGCTCGCGGACGTCCTCGCCGGCAAGGAGGCCCCCCTCCTCGCGCTCCCCGGGCCAAGCCTGGACCCAAAAGGCGCGGAGGAGGCCCCCCCACCGCCCCGTGTGCCCCCGTGGCTCGCCTACCTCGCCGGGGGAGTCGGAGGAGGGCTCCTCGCATGGTGGGGGGGGCGGCGGTTCTGGCCGCGCCCGGGGTCGGTCACCGATGAGATCCAAGACGCAGCTGAATCCGCCACGGCCGAACTCGCGCGAGGCCTCCCCGTGTCCGACGTCGTGATCCGGTGCTGGCTGCGCATGGTGGAGATCCTCTCCCCGCGCGTGAGGGAGACGAGGATCCCCAGCCTCACCCCGCACGAGCTCGCGGAGCGGCTCGTCGCCCTTGGGTTCCGCGAGGAGCCGGTGCGAGCCCTGACCCGGCTGTTCGAGGAGGTACGCTATGGCCACAAGGAGAGCGAGCCCCGTCGCGAAGAGGCCCTGGCCGCCCTGGCCGCGATCGAGCGGGCGTGCAGGTAG
- the aspS gene encoding aspartate--tRNA ligase → MQRDKCGELRREAAGRKVVLAGWVHRVRDLGGITFVDLRDASGIVQLVLRNAAHLSREDVIRIAGTVRLREARNPSLPTGDIEVEAEEVEVLSRAKPLPLSVAEEGLPSEETRLRYRYLDLRRPQMQRNLRLRHRACMAIRTYLDREGFVEVETPMLTRSTPEGARDFLVPSRLARGTFYALPQSPQLFKQILVTSGIERYFQIVRCFRDEDLRADRQPEFTQLDLEMAFLEDPEELFPLLEGLASYVFRETIGVEIALPLPRLPYAEAIAHYGSDKPDLRFGMEIADVSSLFAAGPLRLFAEVVAGGGAVRALPVPGGAGRSRGELAKLEEAAQGHGLPGLAWVKLGEAVTSSFGKHVSAETLSAIAAQTGAHRGDLVLLAAGRPEVASTALGDLRLRLAAELSLIPQDRWALAWIVDFPLFKEGEGRLESEHHPFTSPRDEDLPFLARDPSKVRAKCYDLVVNGIELASGSIRIHRRELQEQIFRILGIGEEEAERRFGFFLRALEYGAPPHGGIAFGLDRWVMMMAGEDSIREVIAFPKTTTGACPLTDAPAPVDEGQLRELGLRLEP, encoded by the coding sequence ATGCAGCGGGACAAGTGCGGGGAGTTGCGGCGTGAGGCAGCGGGGCGGAAGGTCGTCCTCGCCGGTTGGGTCCACCGGGTGCGCGATCTTGGCGGGATCACGTTCGTGGACCTCCGCGACGCCTCAGGGATCGTCCAGCTCGTCCTACGCAACGCAGCCCACCTGTCCCGGGAGGACGTGATCCGCATCGCAGGCACGGTCCGCCTCCGCGAGGCGCGGAACCCGTCCCTCCCCACGGGGGACATCGAGGTCGAGGCGGAGGAAGTGGAGGTCCTGTCGCGCGCGAAGCCGCTCCCGCTCTCGGTCGCCGAGGAGGGCCTGCCGAGCGAGGAGACCCGGCTCCGCTACCGGTACCTCGACCTGCGCCGGCCGCAGATGCAGCGCAACCTGCGCCTGCGCCACCGTGCCTGCATGGCCATCCGCACCTACCTCGACCGGGAGGGATTCGTAGAGGTCGAGACGCCGATGCTGACCCGGTCCACGCCGGAGGGGGCACGGGACTTCCTCGTCCCATCCCGGCTGGCTCGCGGGACGTTCTACGCCCTCCCCCAGTCGCCGCAGTTGTTCAAACAGATCCTCGTCACGTCCGGGATCGAACGGTACTTCCAGATCGTGCGCTGTTTCCGCGACGAGGACCTCCGCGCGGACCGGCAGCCGGAGTTCACCCAGCTCGATCTGGAGATGGCGTTCCTCGAGGACCCGGAAGAGCTCTTCCCCCTCCTCGAGGGGCTCGCGTCCTACGTGTTCCGGGAGACGATCGGGGTGGAGATCGCCCTGCCCCTCCCCCGTCTCCCGTACGCGGAGGCGATCGCCCACTACGGGTCAGACAAGCCGGACCTCCGGTTCGGGATGGAGATCGCCGACGTGTCGTCCCTCTTCGCCGCGGGGCCCCTCCGGCTGTTCGCCGAGGTCGTGGCCGGGGGGGGTGCGGTGCGGGCACTTCCCGTGCCCGGCGGGGCCGGGAGATCGCGGGGCGAGCTAGCCAAGCTCGAGGAGGCGGCGCAGGGCCATGGTCTCCCCGGGCTGGCGTGGGTCAAGCTCGGCGAGGCGGTCACGTCTTCGTTCGGGAAGCACGTCTCGGCGGAGACGCTCTCCGCCATCGCCGCGCAGACCGGAGCCCATCGCGGCGACCTCGTCCTCCTCGCCGCGGGCAGGCCCGAGGTCGCCTCCACCGCCCTCGGCGACCTCCGGCTGCGCCTGGCGGCCGAACTCAGCCTGATCCCGCAGGACCGCTGGGCACTCGCGTGGATCGTGGACTTTCCGCTGTTCAAGGAGGGAGAGGGGCGGCTGGAGTCCGAGCACCACCCGTTCACCTCCCCCCGCGACGAGGACCTCCCGTTCCTCGCCCGCGACCCCTCAAAGGTGCGGGCCAAGTGCTATGACCTCGTGGTGAACGGGATCGAGCTCGCCTCGGGCTCGATCCGGATCCACCGCCGCGAGCTCCAAGAGCAGATCTTCCGCATCCTGGGGATCGGGGAGGAGGAGGCGGAGCGGCGGTTCGGGTTCTTCCTCCGGGCGCTCGAGTACGGGGCGCCGCCCCACGGGGGGATCGCGTTCGGCCTCGACCGGTGGGTGATGATGATGGCCGGTGAGGACTCAATCCGCGAGGTGATCGCGTTCCCCAAGACAACCACCGGCGCCTGCCCCCTCACCGATGCCCCCGCCCCGGTGGATGAGGGTCAGCTGCGGGAGCTCGGCCTTCGCCTGGAACCATGA